One window of the Haloarcula halobia genome contains the following:
- a CDS encoding pterin cluster protein: MSRQLREQETAAERTVEVRCTGHVRAAVGEPHMEYTFDGRTLGDFLEVFCGTYDVADLLIAETESEASTDGWAPELVDLPGTWAKNPEGEQTRCYARVTVNGQFNELLDGLDTTLEEGDRVGLLYPFIFCC; this comes from the coding sequence ATGAGCAGGCAACTTCGCGAGCAGGAGACAGCCGCCGAGCGGACCGTCGAGGTCCGGTGTACGGGTCACGTCAGAGCCGCCGTCGGGGAACCGCACATGGAGTACACGTTCGACGGGCGAACGCTCGGGGACTTCCTCGAGGTGTTCTGTGGGACCTACGACGTGGCCGACCTCCTCATCGCCGAGACGGAGTCCGAGGCCTCGACGGACGGCTGGGCACCGGAGCTGGTCGACCTGCCGGGGACGTGGGCGAAGAACCCCGAAGGCGAACAGACCCGGTGTTACGCCCGCGTGACGGTCAACGGGCAGTTCAACGAACTGCTCGACGGCCTCGACACGACGCTCGAGGAGGGCGACCGTGTCGGCCTGCTCTACCCCTTTATCTTCTGTTGCTAG
- a CDS encoding GNAT family N-acetyltransferase: MARDIVTEANANMATTFEHIAAHVSGGETRRHGAALAVSAGLPLPVYNQIFAFDAPPDDIAAAVAWMRARDVPFLVGVTEGEQERVREADAGLALLDEPELGLAYRSLDAVPADEGRVDVTGVSGSADFADFVSVYTAVFGRDERVAERVHRAVAAADGTDLYVGRVDGRPVASGVLVRTGDVAGIYTVGVVEPFRGRGIGKATTRALLRAGRADGCEVGVVQAEASVAPLYENLGFEPVVRYRYFQPTG; the protein is encoded by the coding sequence ATGGCCCGCGATATCGTGACCGAGGCGAACGCGAACATGGCGACGACCTTCGAGCACATCGCGGCCCACGTCTCGGGCGGTGAGACCCGTCGGCACGGGGCCGCACTCGCCGTCTCGGCCGGCCTCCCGCTCCCGGTGTACAACCAGATATTCGCGTTCGACGCGCCACCCGACGACATCGCGGCCGCAGTGGCGTGGATGCGTGCCCGCGACGTCCCCTTCCTGGTGGGTGTGACCGAAGGCGAGCAAGAGCGCGTCCGGGAGGCCGACGCCGGGTTGGCGCTCCTCGACGAACCCGAACTCGGCCTGGCGTACCGCTCGCTCGATGCCGTGCCGGCCGACGAGGGGCGTGTCGACGTCACGGGGGTGTCGGGGTCGGCCGACTTCGCCGACTTCGTGTCCGTCTATACGGCGGTCTTCGGGAGGGACGAACGCGTCGCCGAACGGGTCCACCGGGCGGTCGCGGCCGCCGACGGCACCGACTTGTACGTCGGCCGGGTCGACGGTCGGCCCGTCGCCAGTGGCGTCCTCGTCCGGACCGGCGACGTGGCCGGCATCTACACTGTCGGCGTCGTCGAACCGTTCCGCGGTCGCGGCATCGGCAAAGCGACAACCCGCGCGCTGCTCCGTGCGGGCCGAGCCGATGGCTGTGAGGTGGGCGTGGTCCAGGCCGAGGCGTCTGTCGCACCGCTCTACGAGAACCTGGGGTTCGAACCCGTCGTCAGGTACCGGTACTTCCAGCCGACCGGGTGA
- a CDS encoding cobalamin-binding protein, translating into MRVVTLLPSATEIVYALGVAPVGVSHECDYPPAAREQPAVNRSRIDPEASSSEINEQVAAAEEGDGVYAIDRETLADLDPDVVVTQGVCDVCAVDHVLVADAVADLGLDCEVLTLDVHSLEDLFESIHRVGAAIDEPERATDVVADLRERVGAVEQTAAGATETPTVAVLDWLDPVMVAGHWIPEMVALAGGRYGMAERGAHSRPREWAEVRKSDPDVLVAAPCGFDVAQTTGNLADLTDRPGFDDLRAVREGRAHVMDGHHFVNRSGPRLVETLEYLAALIHPDLFDVPPRDAVCDLATLRA; encoded by the coding sequence ATGCGCGTCGTCACCCTGTTGCCCTCGGCGACCGAGATCGTCTACGCCCTCGGGGTCGCACCGGTCGGCGTCTCCCACGAGTGTGACTACCCGCCGGCGGCCCGAGAGCAACCCGCCGTCAACCGGTCCCGGATCGACCCCGAGGCCTCGAGCAGCGAGATCAACGAGCAGGTCGCGGCCGCCGAGGAGGGAGACGGCGTCTACGCCATCGACCGGGAGACGCTGGCCGATCTCGACCCAGACGTCGTCGTCACCCAGGGCGTCTGTGACGTCTGTGCCGTCGACCACGTCCTGGTCGCCGACGCCGTCGCCGACCTGGGTCTCGATTGCGAGGTGCTGACCCTCGACGTCCACAGCCTCGAGGACCTCTTCGAGTCCATCCACCGGGTCGGCGCGGCCATCGACGAACCCGAGCGGGCGACGGACGTGGTCGCCGACCTCCGGGAGCGGGTCGGGGCGGTCGAACAGACGGCGGCCGGGGCCACCGAGACGCCCACCGTGGCCGTCCTCGACTGGCTGGACCCGGTGATGGTCGCTGGCCACTGGATTCCGGAGATGGTCGCCCTCGCCGGCGGCCGCTACGGGATGGCCGAGCGGGGCGCACACTCCCGCCCGCGCGAGTGGGCCGAGGTCCGGAAGTCCGATCCCGACGTGCTGGTGGCCGCGCCCTGTGGGTTCGACGTCGCCCAGACCACCGGGAACCTCGCGGACCTGACCGACCGGCCGGGGTTCGACGACCTCCGGGCCGTCCGTGAGGGCCGCGCCCACGTGATGGACGGGCACCACTTCGTCAACCGGTCGGGCCCGCGGCTCGTCGAGACCCTGGAGTACCTGGCGGCGCTGATTCACCCCGACCTGTTCGACGTGCCGCCGCGTGACGCCGTGTGCGACCTGGCGACGCTGCGCGCCTAG
- a CDS encoding M20 family metallopeptidase, translating to MDVADLARELVAIPSHEDETAAGDHVEAWLRAETAADVTRDDHGNVLARKGDGETSLALVGHHDVVPPDDSQVADGEYVVEERDGRLYGRGAADMKGCVAAAMLAFRDADPTEELVFASFVDEEQGGLGCQAAIDDGFVPDYALVGEGSTGYSGPGVTDVAVAHKGRRGSTIVADGLPAHASEPEAGENAIYRATDAVDVVRELAFPETTVLGHDLTGSVAVTEIDGGSAWNVIPERCEVTVDERTVPGERAPLERVEVIGGITWQVDQDLPPMACADAAFAEFVLAAAADAQDGTPEQVVKPHATDAGWLSQAGTECVVVGAAEPGEAHTGNESVSLAVLSRCYETYLDVAESWRR from the coding sequence ATGGACGTCGCCGACCTCGCGCGTGAACTGGTCGCGATACCGAGCCACGAGGACGAGACGGCCGCCGGCGACCACGTCGAGGCGTGGCTCCGGGCCGAGACAGCGGCCGACGTGACCCGTGACGACCACGGAAACGTCCTCGCTCGCAAGGGAGACGGCGAGACGTCGCTCGCGCTCGTCGGCCACCACGACGTCGTCCCGCCGGACGACTCGCAGGTAGCCGACGGCGAGTACGTCGTCGAGGAGCGCGACGGACGTCTGTACGGCCGGGGCGCCGCCGACATGAAGGGGTGTGTCGCCGCCGCGATGCTCGCCTTCAGGGACGCCGACCCGACCGAGGAACTGGTCTTTGCCTCCTTCGTCGACGAGGAGCAGGGCGGCCTGGGCTGTCAGGCGGCCATCGACGACGGGTTCGTCCCGGACTACGCCCTCGTCGGCGAGGGGTCGACGGGGTACTCGGGGCCGGGCGTGACAGACGTCGCCGTCGCACACAAGGGCCGGCGAGGCTCGACCATCGTCGCCGACGGCCTGCCCGCCCACGCCAGCGAACCCGAGGCGGGCGAGAACGCCATCTACCGCGCCACGGACGCCGTCGACGTGGTCCGCGAGCTCGCGTTCCCCGAGACGACGGTGCTGGGCCACGACCTGACGGGGAGCGTCGCGGTCACGGAGATCGACGGCGGGTCGGCGTGGAACGTCATCCCCGAGCGCTGCGAGGTGACCGTCGACGAGCGGACCGTCCCCGGCGAACGCGCGCCGCTGGAGCGCGTCGAAGTCATCGGTGGGATCACCTGGCAGGTCGACCAGGACCTCCCGCCGATGGCCTGTGCGGACGCTGCGTTCGCCGAGTTCGTGCTGGCCGCGGCCGCCGACGCCCAGGACGGGACGCCCGAGCAGGTCGTCAAGCCCCACGCGACGGACGCCGGGTGGCTCTCACAGGCGGGCACTGAGTGTGTCGTGGTCGGTGCGGCGGAACCGGGCGAGGCCCACACCGGCAACGAGAGCGTCTCTCTCGCGGTGCTGTCGCGGTGTTACGAGACGTACCTCGATGTCGCAGAGTCGTGGCGTCGGTGA
- the ubaA gene encoding SAMP-activating enzyme E1 — protein sequence MRPNLDPEQLDRYSRHIIMDGVGPEGQAALLDSSVLVVGAGGLGSPVLQYLAAAGVGTLGIVDDDVVERSNLQRQVIHGDDDVGRPKVESATEFVNDLNPDVTVEGHRTRFATDNAPGLVEAYDIVVDASDNFPTRFLVNDACTLAGVPFSHGAVFRFEGQVTTFSGGGPCYRCLFPEAPPAGTVPDCSTAGVLGVLPGTIGCMQATEVVKLAMDYGESLEGRLLAFDAGSMHLDEVPVTQHPDCPVCGEAPVIETVSEATYEGQCSLAGD from the coding sequence ATGCGACCGAACCTGGACCCCGAACAGCTCGACCGCTACTCGCGGCACATCATCATGGACGGGGTGGGCCCCGAGGGACAGGCGGCGCTGCTCGACTCGTCGGTGCTGGTCGTCGGGGCCGGGGGACTTGGCTCGCCGGTCCTGCAGTACCTCGCGGCCGCCGGGGTCGGCACCCTCGGTATCGTCGACGACGACGTGGTCGAGCGGTCGAACCTCCAGCGCCAGGTCATCCACGGCGACGACGACGTGGGCCGGCCCAAAGTCGAGAGCGCCACCGAGTTCGTCAACGACCTGAACCCGGACGTCACCGTCGAGGGCCACCGGACGCGGTTCGCGACGGACAACGCCCCGGGCCTGGTCGAGGCCTACGACATCGTCGTCGACGCGTCGGACAACTTCCCCACCCGGTTCCTGGTCAACGACGCCTGCACGCTCGCCGGCGTCCCCTTCTCCCACGGCGCGGTCTTTCGCTTCGAGGGGCAGGTGACGACGTTCTCCGGCGGGGGGCCGTGTTACCGGTGTCTGTTCCCCGAGGCGCCGCCGGCGGGGACCGTCCCGGACTGTTCGACCGCCGGGGTGCTGGGCGTGCTCCCGGGCACCATCGGCTGCATGCAGGCGACGGAGGTGGTCAAGCTCGCGATGGACTACGGCGAGTCCCTGGAGGGGCGCCTGCTGGCCTTCGACGCCGGGTCGATGCACCTCGACGAGGTGCCGGTCACACAGCACCCGGACTGTCCGGTCTGTGGCGAGGCCCCCGTCATCGAGACCGTCAGCGAGGCCACATACGAGGGGCAGTGCTCGCTGGCCGGTGACTGA
- a CDS encoding M24 family metallopeptidase: MFRLPASARDRRLDTVRERIAEEGVDAGVWFDATSIEYLAGFPHVVTERPVVLVVTAETVALVVPRLEVERARAVEHVDAVHHYFDYPAASPMGTVRETLDSLGVGSVAADAGSPPSVMGYEGPSLDEFVDVREQSWVREARREKSAAELELIRESARWADRVHDHLAGLVRPGANPLTVSERAMTAGTESLTAELGDDYEARTRFDGPVIAGIVSGERTGRPHAYTSNDPLEPGDSLITGVVVDIGGYQAELERTMFVGHPDDRAREYFEIMCAAQSAAIDSIAPGVPVATVERTARDYFEERGVLEFTRHHSGHALGMELHEPPYLDRGSDATIRAGDVYAVEPALYTDVGGFRHSDTVVVTADGAERITETPRGFEANVLPTDD; this comes from the coding sequence ATGTTCCGTCTTCCGGCGTCGGCCCGCGATCGGCGACTCGACACCGTCCGCGAGCGCATCGCCGAGGAAGGCGTCGACGCCGGTGTCTGGTTCGACGCGACGAGCATCGAGTACCTCGCCGGGTTCCCCCACGTCGTCACCGAACGCCCGGTGGTGCTCGTCGTGACCGCCGAGACCGTCGCGCTGGTCGTCCCCCGACTGGAGGTCGAGCGGGCACGTGCGGTCGAGCACGTCGACGCGGTGCATCACTACTTCGATTACCCGGCAGCGTCCCCGATGGGGACCGTCCGCGAGACGCTCGACAGCCTCGGCGTCGGGTCGGTCGCGGCCGACGCCGGGTCACCGCCGTCGGTCATGGGATACGAGGGCCCCTCGCTCGACGAGTTCGTCGACGTCAGGGAGCAGTCGTGGGTCCGGGAGGCCCGGCGCGAGAAGTCCGCGGCCGAGCTGGAACTGATACGCGAATCGGCGCGGTGGGCCGACCGGGTCCACGACCACCTCGCCGGACTCGTCCGTCCGGGCGCGAATCCGCTGACCGTCTCGGAGCGAGCGATGACCGCGGGGACCGAGTCGCTGACGGCCGAACTCGGCGACGACTACGAGGCACGGACGCGGTTCGACGGCCCCGTCATCGCGGGCATCGTGAGCGGCGAGCGGACGGGTCGACCGCACGCCTACACGTCCAACGACCCGCTCGAACCCGGCGACTCGCTCATCACCGGCGTCGTCGTGGATATCGGGGGCTACCAGGCCGAGCTCGAGCGGACCATGTTCGTCGGCCACCCGGACGACAGGGCACGCGAGTACTTCGAGATAATGTGTGCGGCCCAGTCTGCGGCGATCGATAGCATCGCACCGGGCGTTCCGGTTGCGACAGTCGAGCGAACGGCCCGTGACTACTTCGAAGAGCGGGGGGTCCTCGAGTTCACGCGACACCACAGCGGCCACGCCCTCGGGATGGAACTCCACGAACCCCCGTACCTCGACCGGGGGAGCGACGCGACGATACGGGCGGGCGACGTCTACGCCGTCGAACCGGCGCTGTACACCGACGTGGGCGGGTTCAGACACTCCGATACCGTGGTCGTGACCGCCGACGGTGCCGAGCGCATCACCGAGACGCCGCGCGGATTCGAGGCGAACGTCCTCCCGACCGACGACTAG
- a CDS encoding methyl-accepting chemotaxis protein, which produces MSERSMGATEIAADADVDDDIDTDIEGDVAEDIDRQAGYDHDTASEIQTLLAELEDSSVDIAEETDDIREQAAEQYEGMAEVASEVSNLSASVEEIASSSEEVSAAAREAKELAGRGQDNAEDVHEAMESIQQAADSVAQDVRTIQEGVEEIDAIVEVINDIADQTNMLALNASIEAARAGEAGEGFAVVADEVKSLAEESQEQATTIENMIDGIQDDTRNAVESLEESNEEIEAGISTVEESTEILDEIGDTVTEVNHGIEEVATATDQQAASTEEVASMVDQATGAAEEIADSTADIADEAVAQTDQISSINRKMDDLVADLQRDN; this is translated from the coding sequence ATGTCTGAGCGTAGCATGGGAGCGACGGAGATTGCCGCCGACGCGGACGTCGACGACGACATCGACACGGACATCGAGGGCGACGTCGCGGAGGACATCGACAGGCAGGCCGGCTACGATCACGATACCGCCAGCGAGATACAGACGCTGCTGGCGGAACTCGAGGACTCCTCGGTCGACATCGCCGAGGAGACCGACGACATCCGCGAACAGGCCGCAGAACAGTACGAGGGCATGGCCGAGGTCGCAAGCGAGGTCTCGAACCTCTCGGCGTCGGTCGAGGAGATCGCCTCCTCCTCCGAGGAGGTGTCGGCGGCGGCCCGCGAGGCCAAAGAGCTCGCCGGACGCGGCCAGGACAACGCCGAGGACGTCCACGAGGCGATGGAGAGCATCCAGCAGGCCGCCGACAGCGTCGCGCAGGACGTCAGGACCATCCAGGAGGGCGTCGAGGAGATAGACGCCATCGTCGAGGTCATCAACGACATCGCCGACCAGACCAACATGCTGGCGCTGAACGCCTCAATCGAGGCCGCCCGGGCGGGTGAGGCCGGCGAGGGGTTCGCGGTCGTCGCCGACGAGGTCAAGAGCCTCGCCGAGGAGTCCCAGGAGCAGGCGACCACCATCGAGAACATGATCGACGGCATCCAGGACGACACCCGGAACGCCGTCGAGAGCTTAGAGGAGAGCAACGAGGAGATAGAAGCGGGCATCTCCACCGTCGAGGAGTCCACGGAGATTCTCGACGAGATCGGCGACACCGTCACGGAGGTCAACCACGGCATCGAGGAGGTCGCGACGGCGACCGACCAGCAGGCAGCCTCGACCGAGGAGGTCGCCAGCATGGTCGACCAGGCCACCGGCGCCGCCGAAGAGATCGCCGACAGCACGGCCGACATCGCCGACGAGGCCGTCGCCCAGACCGACCAGATCTCGAGCATCAACCGGAAGATGGACGACCTGGTCGCGGACCTGCAGCGCGACAACTGA
- a CDS encoding ubiquitin-like small modifier protein 1, translated as MEIELRFFANFRETVGQKVIHREFDDEATAGDILRSLPEEFPEMELFEADGQLRQYLTILRNGQDIEHIEGLETTLADGDELSVFPPVAGG; from the coding sequence ATGGAAATCGAGCTCCGCTTCTTCGCGAACTTCCGGGAGACCGTCGGCCAGAAGGTGATCCACCGCGAGTTCGACGACGAGGCGACGGCCGGCGACATCCTCCGGTCGCTCCCCGAGGAGTTCCCGGAGATGGAACTGTTCGAGGCCGACGGTCAGCTGCGCCAGTACCTGACGATTCTGCGCAACGGCCAGGACATCGAACACATCGAGGGGCTCGAGACGACACTCGCGGACGGCGACGAGCTCAGCGTCTTTCCGCCGGTCGCGGGCGGCTAG
- a CDS encoding PINc/VapC family ATPase has protein sequence MEIVPDTSVVVDGRVSEQVEADADPDSPESGKGFAGATVVMPEAVVGELEAQANDGRQTGWEGLEELQRLVELAGEGTIEVEYVGRRPDAIEKRDAGEGEIDALIRDIAGDRGALLVTSDDVQAEVARAKGLEVEYIEPRGRSVDRLDIENFFDESTMSVHLKVGVAPFAKKGDIGDMHYQPIRDDEATESELQAYAADIEDGARGSPDGFVELDEPGMTIIQFRDLRIAIARPPFADALEITAVRPIVKTELDDYEYADELRDRFTERQRGVLISGSPGAGKSTFAQAVAEFLVDADYSVKTMEKPRDLQVGPNVTQYTALDGSMAKTADALLMVRPDYTIYDEVRKTDDFEVFADMRLAGVGMVGVVHATRAIDALQRLIGRVELGLIPQIVDTVVYIEAGQVHTVYDVTTEVKVPAGLMEEDLARPVIMVKDFETDAPAFEIYTFNNQVVTVPLDEDDDGEDSGVDRLAKQEVEREIRSIARGHVEVELRGPNTAVVWVEDDDISQVIGKGGGRISDVENRLGIDIDVRTFEERPTGPSGGPQTDSGGKQGEIVQPEVTSRHIIVPLDGHAGDTVEVQADGEYLFTATVSRGGEIQVSRGSGIAEELERAIDRGNTITVVPS, from the coding sequence ATGGAAATTGTACCGGACACGAGCGTGGTCGTCGACGGCCGCGTGTCCGAACAGGTCGAGGCCGACGCCGATCCGGACTCGCCGGAGAGCGGCAAAGGCTTTGCCGGCGCGACGGTGGTGATGCCCGAGGCCGTCGTCGGCGAACTCGAAGCACAGGCCAACGACGGCCGACAGACCGGCTGGGAGGGACTCGAGGAACTCCAGCGACTGGTCGAGCTCGCAGGCGAGGGCACCATCGAGGTCGAGTACGTCGGCCGCCGGCCCGACGCCATCGAGAAGCGCGACGCCGGCGAGGGCGAGATCGACGCGCTCATCCGGGACATCGCCGGCGACCGCGGCGCCCTGCTGGTCACCAGCGACGACGTCCAGGCCGAGGTGGCCCGCGCGAAGGGCCTGGAGGTCGAGTACATCGAACCCCGGGGGCGCTCGGTCGACCGCCTGGATATCGAGAACTTCTTCGACGAGTCGACGATGAGCGTCCACCTGAAGGTCGGCGTCGCCCCGTTCGCGAAGAAGGGCGACATCGGCGACATGCACTACCAGCCGATTCGCGACGACGAGGCCACGGAGTCGGAACTGCAGGCCTACGCCGCCGACATCGAGGACGGGGCGCGCGGCTCGCCCGACGGCTTCGTCGAGCTGGACGAACCGGGGATGACCATCATCCAGTTCCGGGACCTCCGTATCGCCATCGCACGGCCGCCCTTTGCCGACGCCCTGGAGATCACGGCGGTCCGCCCCATCGTCAAGACCGAACTCGACGACTACGAGTACGCCGACGAACTGCGGGACCGCTTTACCGAACGCCAGCGTGGCGTCCTCATCTCCGGGTCGCCCGGGGCCGGGAAGTCGACGTTCGCCCAGGCCGTCGCGGAGTTCCTCGTCGACGCCGACTACTCGGTCAAGACGATGGAGAAGCCACGGGACCTCCAGGTCGGCCCGAACGTCACCCAGTACACCGCCCTCGACGGGTCGATGGCGAAGACAGCCGACGCGCTACTGATGGTCCGGCCCGACTACACCATCTACGACGAGGTCCGCAAGACCGACGACTTCGAGGTGTTTGCGGACATGCGTCTGGCCGGCGTCGGGATGGTCGGGGTCGTCCACGCGACCCGCGCCATCGACGCCCTCCAGCGACTCATCGGCCGGGTCGAACTCGGTCTCATCCCGCAGATCGTCGACACCGTCGTCTACATCGAGGCCGGCCAGGTCCACACCGTCTACGACGTCACGACCGAGGTCAAGGTCCCCGCGGGCCTCATGGAGGAGGACCTGGCCCGCCCGGTCATCATGGTCAAGGACTTCGAGACCGACGCGCCGGCCTTCGAGATCTACACCTTCAACAACCAGGTCGTCACCGTCCCGCTTGACGAGGACGACGACGGCGAGGACTCGGGCGTCGACCGCCTCGCGAAACAGGAGGTCGAACGCGAGATCCGCTCGATCGCCCGCGGCCACGTCGAGGTCGAACTGCGCGGCCCCAACACGGCGGTCGTGTGGGTCGAGGACGACGACATCTCGCAGGTCATCGGCAAGGGCGGGGGTCGCATCTCCGACGTCGAGAACCGCCTGGGCATCGACATCGACGTCCGGACCTTCGAGGAGCGCCCGACCGGCCCCTCCGGCGGGCCACAGACCGACAGCGGCGGCAAACAGGGCGAGATCGTCCAGCCCGAGGTCACGTCGCGACACATCATCGTCCCGCTTGACGGGCACGCCGGCGACACCGTCGAGGTGCAGGCCGACGGCGAGTACCTGTTCACTGCGACGGTCTCCCGTGGCGGCGAGATACAGGTCTCGCGCGGGTCGGGTATCGCGGAGGAACTGGAGCGGGCAATCGACCGCGGGAACACGATCACCGTCGTGCCGTCCTGA
- a CDS encoding RNA-binding protein, protein MQVKSRHHLRSDEVGTITDALSANLGVEVDAGSFEKVEFADSDWDVVLVDGDPLVLYVESDAQGAPDGGGDAAGAEPFLTVQGANAHPPQKHVVTVDAGAISFVSDGADIMRPGITESDPDISEGDLVAINEETHGKFLAIGRAMTDGSDMVGDSGKVVKSIHHVGDDLFEFSI, encoded by the coding sequence ATGCAGGTCAAATCCCGCCACCATCTCCGCTCGGACGAGGTCGGCACCATCACGGACGCACTCTCGGCCAACCTCGGGGTCGAGGTCGACGCCGGCAGCTTCGAGAAGGTCGAGTTCGCGGACAGCGACTGGGACGTCGTCCTCGTCGACGGCGACCCGCTCGTGCTCTACGTCGAGAGCGACGCCCAGGGGGCCCCGGACGGAGGCGGCGACGCCGCCGGAGCGGAACCGTTCCTCACCGTCCAGGGTGCAAACGCCCACCCCCCGCAGAAACACGTCGTGACCGTCGACGCCGGAGCGATATCGTTCGTCTCCGACGGCGCCGACATCATGCGCCCGGGCATCACCGAGTCGGACCCGGACATCAGCGAGGGTGACCTCGTGGCGATAAACGAGGAGACCCACGGGAAGTTCCTCGCCATCGGCCGGGCGATGACCGACGGGTCGGACATGGTCGGCGACAGCGGCAAGGTCGTCAAGTCCATCCACCACGTCGGCGACGACCTCTTCGAGTTCAGCATCTGA
- a CDS encoding amidohydrolase family protein — MVIIRNGLVHTQTERGTVEADLCFRDGEVVSVGDVEARADETILDADGGHVTPGLVDAHSHVGLSEWGEPEDYDINELTEPVTPHVSALDGFHPGDEELAKACQGGVTTVSARMGSANVVGGITCSMKTHGETADGMLVREDGMKAAMGENPKRIHGEENDRQPSTRPGVAAMLRSTLMKAEDYVARKEHARDEGDAFERDLGMENLSRVLDGDLALRVHAHRADDIRSVFRIADEFDVTNLSIEHATEGHRIAEEFVSRAVPAVVGPSFVSATKYELRNVSFETPARLHDAGVAVAIQTDAPVLPQQYLDVCVGLAVREGLPSEAALDTVTTTPAKLLGIDDRVGTLDPGTDADLVVWDGPFYRLQTNPEHVFVDGKQFHGDAL, encoded by the coding sequence ATGGTGATCATACGAAACGGTCTCGTCCACACGCAGACCGAGCGCGGGACCGTCGAGGCCGACCTCTGTTTTCGGGACGGCGAGGTCGTCTCGGTCGGTGACGTCGAGGCACGCGCAGACGAGACGATACTCGACGCCGACGGGGGTCACGTCACGCCGGGGCTGGTCGACGCACACAGCCACGTCGGGCTCTCGGAGTGGGGCGAACCCGAGGACTACGACATCAACGAGCTGACCGAACCGGTGACCCCCCACGTGTCGGCACTGGACGGGTTCCACCCCGGCGACGAGGAACTGGCGAAGGCCTGTCAGGGTGGGGTCACGACGGTCTCTGCCCGGATGGGGAGCGCGAACGTCGTCGGTGGCATCACCTGCTCGATGAAGACCCACGGGGAGACTGCCGACGGGATGCTCGTCCGCGAGGACGGGATGAAGGCCGCGATGGGCGAGAACCCAAAGCGGATCCACGGCGAGGAGAACGACAGACAGCCCTCGACCAGGCCGGGCGTCGCTGCGATGCTCCGGAGCACCCTGATGAAAGCCGAAGACTACGTCGCGCGCAAGGAGCACGCTCGGGACGAGGGGGATGCCTTCGAGCGCGACCTGGGGATGGAGAACCTCTCGCGGGTTCTCGACGGCGACCTCGCGCTGCGGGTCCACGCACACCGGGCCGACGACATCAGGAGCGTGTTCCGGATCGCAGACGAGTTCGACGTCACGAACCTCTCTATCGAGCACGCCACCGAGGGTCACCGGATCGCCGAGGAGTTCGTCTCGCGGGCGGTCCCGGCCGTCGTCGGGCCGAGCTTCGTCAGCGCCACGAAGTACGAACTCCGGAACGTCTCCTTCGAAACGCCGGCGAGACTGCACGACGCGGGCGTTGCGGTCGCGATCCAGACGGACGCCCCGGTCCTCCCACAGCAGTATCTCGACGTCTGTGTCGGCCTGGCCGTCCGCGAGGGGCTGCCCAGCGAGGCCGCCCTCGATACGGTCACCACGACGCCGGCGAAACTGCTGGGTATCGACGACCGCGTGGGGACGCTCGACCCGGGGACCGACGCCGACCTCGTCGTCTGGGACGGCCCCTTCTATCGCCTGCAGACGAACCCGGAACACGTCTTCGTCGATGGCAAACAGTTCCACGGCGACGCGCTCTGA